The following are encoded in a window of Hippoglossus hippoglossus isolate fHipHip1 chromosome 23, fHipHip1.pri, whole genome shotgun sequence genomic DNA:
- the LOC117757055 gene encoding histone H2A: MSGRGKTGGKARAKAKTRSSRAGLQFPVGRVHRLLRKGNYAHRVGAGAPVYLAAVLEYLTAEILELAGNAARDNKKSRIIPRHLQLAVRNDEELNKLLGGVTIAQGGVLPNIQAVLLPKKTEKAAKSK, from the coding sequence ATGTCTGGACGAGGTAAAACCGGAGGAAAGGCCCGCGCCAAGGCCAAGACCCGCTCCTCCCGGGCCGGGCTCCAGTTCCCGGTGGGCCGCGTCCACAGGCTGCTCCGCAAGGGGAACTACGCGCACCGTGTGGGAGCCGGAGCTCCGGTGTACCTGGCCGCTGTGCTCGAGTACCTGACCGCTGAGATCCTGGAGCTCGCCGGGAACGCGGCCCGCGACAACAAGAAGTCCCGCATCATCCCCCGCCACCTGCAGCTCGCCGTCCGCAACGACGAGGAGCTCAACAAGCTGCTGGGGGGGGTCACCATCGCTCAGGGCGGGGTTCTGCCCAACATCCAGGCGGTGCTGCTGCCCAAGAAGACCGAGAAGGCCGCCAAGTCCAAGTAG